The proteins below come from a single Sphingomicrobium sediminis genomic window:
- the murJ gene encoding murein biosynthesis integral membrane protein MurJ, whose protein sequence is MNLVKAGGTIGGLTFVSRILGFVREMVFSRVMGASAAADLFVFAFTIPNQLRRLLGEGAFSQGFVPLFARLVGKDGDLDDAKRFAEEVQAVFLPALILITAIFAIGMPFVVAAIADESWREDPVIFGQAVELTRITFPYLIFIALVSLFSGILNSLSRFAVAAFAPALLNVALVGALLLFDQGGLVTARAMAWGVIAGGVIQLATLVLATRHAGLKLKLLPPRMTPRVKELLKLMVPATIAAGGYYISQLFYLKFATRLPDGSLVYLSQADRLNQLPLALIGSAIGVAILPAISRHIGAAEVKQASNVQSRATELAMLLTLPATIALITIAEPVMTTLFEGGRFSEEDAAMSGRVLSYMVLGLPAYVMIKILAPGFFARKDMKTPAIITMSTLGLAVAIWFAFIDEMGIIILPIGTAIAAWINALTLYALLHHRGHFSFEPWLVTRLLKQLLCAGVMAAILYYLSGVFAEWFAADGLRKAASLGLTCGVGGSAYLALAWIIGAMDKKDILLLLGKSKFKESK, encoded by the coding sequence ATGAACCTCGTCAAAGCCGGGGGCACGATTGGCGGCCTGACGTTCGTCAGCCGTATCCTCGGCTTCGTTCGCGAAATGGTGTTTTCGCGCGTGATGGGCGCGTCGGCTGCGGCCGACCTGTTCGTCTTCGCCTTCACCATTCCGAACCAATTGCGACGCCTGCTCGGCGAAGGCGCGTTCAGCCAGGGCTTCGTACCCCTGTTCGCGCGCCTCGTCGGCAAGGATGGCGATCTCGACGATGCCAAGCGCTTCGCCGAGGAGGTGCAGGCCGTGTTCCTGCCCGCGCTCATCCTCATCACCGCCATCTTCGCGATCGGCATGCCCTTCGTTGTCGCCGCCATCGCCGATGAAAGCTGGCGCGAGGATCCGGTCATTTTCGGCCAGGCGGTCGAGCTGACGCGGATCACCTTCCCCTATCTCATTTTCATCGCGCTCGTGTCGCTCTTCAGCGGCATCCTCAATTCGCTGTCGCGCTTTGCCGTCGCCGCGTTCGCGCCGGCCCTGCTCAACGTGGCACTGGTCGGCGCCTTGCTGCTATTCGACCAGGGCGGCCTCGTCACCGCACGCGCCATGGCTTGGGGCGTGATTGCCGGCGGTGTGATCCAGCTGGCGACCCTCGTCCTTGCGACGCGTCATGCCGGCCTCAAGCTCAAGCTGTTGCCGCCGCGCATGACGCCGCGCGTCAAGGAACTGCTCAAGCTGATGGTGCCCGCCACCATCGCTGCGGGCGGCTATTATATCAGCCAGCTTTTCTACCTGAAATTCGCGACCCGCTTGCCCGATGGTAGCCTTGTCTATTTGAGCCAGGCCGACCGCCTGAACCAGCTTCCGCTGGCGCTCATCGGCTCGGCCATCGGCGTTGCCATCCTGCCCGCCATCAGCCGCCATATCGGCGCTGCCGAGGTCAAGCAGGCCTCCAACGTCCAGAGCCGCGCCACCGAGCTGGCGATGTTGCTCACCCTGCCCGCGACCATCGCGCTCATCACCATTGCCGAGCCGGTCATGACGACGCTGTTCGAAGGTGGCCGCTTCAGCGAGGAAGACGCCGCCATGTCGGGCCGCGTCCTGTCCTACATGGTCCTCGGCCTACCGGCTTATGTGATGATCAAGATCCTCGCGCCCGGCTTTTTCGCGCGCAAGGATATGAAGACGCCCGCCATCATCACGATGAGCACGCTGGGCCTCGCCGTCGCCATATGGTTCGCCTTTATCGACGAAATGGGCATCATCATCCTGCCGATCGGCACCGCCATTGCCGCCTGGATCAACGCGCTCACGCTTTACGCCCTGCTGCACCATCGCGGCCATTTCAGCTTCGAGCCCTGGCTGGTGACGCGCCTCCTCAAGCAGCTGCTTTGCGCCGGCGTGATGGCAGCCATCCTCTACTATCTCAGCGGCGTCTTCGCCGAATGGTTCGCCGCCGATGGCCTGCGCAAGGCCGCCTCGCTCGGCCTCACCTGCGGTGTCGGGGGCAGCGCCTATCTCGCCCTTGCATGGATCATCGGCGCGATGGACAAGAAGGACATCCTGCTCCTGCTGGGCAAATCGAAATTCAAGGAAAGCAAATAG